One window from the genome of Kaistella carnis encodes:
- the mfd gene encoding transcription-repair coupling factor: MQLKNISDTFLPQLLQLGFGKELFTHLDENKHLAVKSSAGSSPAVFAAELFLIKKKSLLFLTDDKEDALYVTDELEDLLGKENVLYFPPTHLEPYQIEKTQNANLVLRTEVLNRIHNDKKPRVMVAPFSSLAEKVMKKDDFQAISHTIKTGDQLDFNFTEELLHQFNFNHTDFVSEPGEFSVRGGIVDVFSYSNEEPYRITFFGNEVESIKTFDIETQLSKEKIKEFQLVSNMNFSVIGKKVSLFDLAPKDLVVITKNAFSGLSYIKNFYEKAEENFAKLGTEIRHQTPEELFISDEDFIKEINKFGWIDFTLQEVKGSDATVIELKQSPQPSFHKKFEMLQEDLEEKQNQGFETWISFSTEKQKERLESIFESLEKNVPFKSFRSELHEGFVDFEHKISVYTDHQIFDRYQRFKAKNSFAKSEQITLKDLMQMKVGDYIAHIDHGIGKFMGLVKVNNNGKIQECFKLVYKNGDLLYVSIHSLNKISKYNGPDGKEIVLSKLGSPAWKSLKQKTKAKVKLIAFDLIRLYAERKTAKGFAFTPDSYLQNELEASFIYEDTPDQERATVDVKTDMENDTVMDRLICGDVGFGKTEIAIRAAFKAATDGKQVAILVPTTILAFQHYRSFTERLKDFPVTISYMNRFRSAKQKAETLEGLKSGKIDIVIGTHQLVGSSVKFKDLGLLIIDEEHKFGVSVKDKLKTMKSNVDTLTLTATPIPRTLQFSLMAARDLSVIKTPPPNRQPVETSIVGFNEEVIRDAISYEIQRDGQVYFINNRIENLKDIAGLIQRLVPDAKVITGHGQMEGKQLERNVLDFMEGKYDVLVSTTIIESGVDVPNANTIFINDAQRFGMADIHQMRGRVGRSNRKAFCYLITPPFDMVTPDARKRLEAIEQFSDLGSGFQIAMKDLEIRGAGDLLGGEQSGFINEMGFDTYQKIMQEALEELQNDAEFEDLFDNEEDRKKLFKSTKEVNIDTDLELMLPDSYVQSIEERLSLYQKLAEIENKEDLQKLESELVDRFGALPSEAINLLKSVELKWIAADIGFDKIVVKNGIFLGYFPPNPQDKFYQSEKFRNIISYLSKNPKDATLKEKSNKEGTQLMMRKENVQNVDEVNAVLERILAK, from the coding sequence ATGCAGTTAAAAAATATTAGCGATACTTTTCTTCCTCAACTTCTTCAGTTGGGATTTGGGAAAGAATTATTCACCCATTTAGACGAGAACAAACATCTTGCGGTAAAGTCTTCTGCAGGTTCTTCGCCTGCCGTGTTTGCGGCGGAACTGTTTCTTATTAAAAAGAAATCGCTCCTTTTCCTGACCGATGATAAAGAAGATGCGTTGTACGTTACCGATGAACTGGAAGATTTGTTAGGCAAAGAAAATGTGCTCTATTTTCCACCCACCCATTTGGAGCCTTATCAAATTGAAAAGACACAAAATGCAAACCTGGTCTTGAGAACTGAAGTTCTGAACCGCATTCACAACGATAAAAAACCACGGGTAATGGTTGCGCCTTTTTCGTCACTGGCAGAAAAGGTGATGAAGAAAGACGATTTTCAAGCCATTTCACATACCATAAAAACAGGAGATCAACTTGATTTTAATTTCACCGAGGAATTGCTGCATCAGTTTAATTTTAATCACACCGATTTTGTCTCAGAACCCGGAGAATTCTCGGTACGTGGAGGGATTGTTGATGTTTTCTCCTACTCAAATGAAGAGCCTTACCGAATTACTTTTTTCGGTAATGAAGTAGAAAGCATAAAAACATTTGATATTGAAACCCAGCTTTCTAAAGAAAAAATTAAAGAATTCCAGCTCGTTTCAAACATGAATTTTTCGGTAATCGGGAAGAAAGTTTCGTTATTTGATTTGGCACCTAAAGATTTAGTGGTGATCACGAAAAATGCTTTTTCGGGACTTTCTTATATTAAAAATTTCTATGAAAAAGCAGAAGAGAATTTCGCGAAATTAGGGACCGAAATCAGACATCAAACGCCGGAAGAGCTTTTTATTTCTGATGAGGATTTTATAAAGGAAATCAATAAATTTGGATGGATTGATTTTACGTTGCAGGAAGTAAAGGGCAGCGACGCAACCGTTATCGAATTGAAACAGTCGCCGCAACCAAGCTTTCACAAGAAGTTTGAAATGTTGCAGGAAGATCTGGAGGAAAAACAAAATCAGGGTTTTGAAACCTGGATTTCCTTCTCGACCGAAAAACAGAAAGAAAGACTGGAATCTATTTTTGAATCTTTAGAAAAAAATGTTCCTTTTAAATCTTTCAGATCCGAACTTCACGAAGGCTTTGTAGATTTTGAACATAAAATTTCGGTCTATACCGATCACCAGATTTTTGACCGTTACCAAAGATTTAAAGCCAAAAATTCTTTTGCTAAGTCGGAACAGATCACGCTGAAAGATTTAATGCAGATGAAAGTGGGCGATTATATTGCACACATTGATCACGGCATCGGAAAATTCATGGGGTTGGTGAAAGTGAATAACAACGGTAAAATTCAGGAATGTTTTAAACTCGTGTATAAAAATGGGGATTTGCTTTATGTCAGCATTCATTCCTTAAATAAAATCTCAAAATACAACGGACCCGACGGTAAAGAAATCGTGCTGTCGAAACTCGGTTCACCCGCCTGGAAATCATTAAAGCAAAAAACAAAAGCCAAAGTAAAACTCATTGCTTTTGATCTCATCCGTCTGTATGCAGAACGGAAAACAGCAAAAGGTTTTGCCTTTACGCCGGATTCTTATCTTCAAAATGAACTGGAAGCCAGCTTTATTTACGAAGATACACCTGATCAGGAAAGAGCAACGGTTGATGTAAAAACAGACATGGAAAACGATACCGTCATGGATCGTCTGATTTGTGGTGATGTAGGTTTCGGGAAAACGGAGATTGCAATTCGTGCTGCTTTTAAAGCCGCAACCGATGGAAAACAGGTGGCGATTTTAGTGCCGACCACGATTTTGGCTTTTCAGCATTACCGAAGTTTCACGGAAAGGTTGAAGGATTTTCCGGTGACAATTTCTTACATGAACAGATTTCGGTCTGCCAAACAGAAAGCAGAAACTTTAGAAGGGTTAAAATCTGGAAAAATTGATATTGTCATCGGAACGCACCAGTTGGTTGGCAGTTCGGTGAAATTTAAAGACTTAGGTTTATTAATTATTGATGAAGAGCATAAGTTCGGCGTATCAGTAAAAGATAAACTGAAAACAATGAAAAGTAACGTTGATACGTTAACCTTGACTGCTACACCGATTCCTAGAACTTTGCAGTTTTCCCTAATGGCAGCGCGGGATTTATCCGTCATCAAAACACCACCGCCAAACAGACAGCCGGTAGAAACGTCTATTGTTGGCTTTAATGAAGAAGTAATTCGGGATGCGATTTCATACGAAATTCAACGGGACGGTCAGGTTTATTTCATTAATAACAGAATTGAAAATCTGAAAGATATTGCCGGTTTAATTCAACGCTTAGTTCCTGATGCTAAAGTGATTACAGGTCACGGGCAAATGGAGGGTAAACAACTCGAACGAAACGTTCTTGATTTCATGGAGGGGAAATATGATGTTTTAGTCTCTACTACGATTATTGAAAGTGGAGTAGATGTTCCGAATGCAAATACCATTTTTATCAATGATGCCCAGCGTTTCGGCATGGCAGACATTCACCAGATGCGTGGTCGTGTGGGTCGCAGCAACCGTAAGGCTTTTTGTTATTTGATCACGCCGCCCTTTGATATGGTGACGCCGGATGCACGTAAGAGATTGGAAGCCATTGAGCAGTTTTCTGACTTGGGAAGTGGTTTCCAGATTGCCATGAAAGATCTGGAGATTCGTGGTGCAGGAGATCTGTTGGGTGGAGAGCAAAGTGGTTTCATTAATGAAATGGGCTTTGACACCTATCAGAAAATTATGCAGGAAGCTTTGGAAGAATTGCAGAATGATGCAGAATTCGAAGATTTATTTGACAATGAAGAAGACCGTAAGAAACTCTTTAAATCAACGAAGGAAGTCAATATCGATACCGATTTAGAATTGATGTTACCAGATTCTTACGTTCAAAGTATTGAAGAGCGTTTGTCTCTCTATCAGAAATTAGCAGAGATCGAAAATAAAGAAGATCTGCAGAAATTAGAAAGTGAATTGGTAGACCGTTTTGGAGCACTGCCTTCTGAAGCGATTAATCTTTTGAAATCTGTTGAATTAAAGTGGATTGCGGCTGACATTGGGTTTGATAAAATTGTGGTGAAGAACGGAATTTTCCTCGGTTATTTCCCACCAAATCCGCAGGACAAATTTTATCAAAGTGAAAAGTTCAGGAATATCATTTCTTACTTATCTAAAAATCCGAAAGATGCGACTTTAAAAGAGAAATCAAATAAAGAAGGAACACAGTTAATGATGCGTAAAGAGAATGTGCAAAATGTAGATGAGGTGAATGCTGTTTTGGAGCGGATTTTAGCGAAATAG
- a CDS encoding GH3 auxin-responsive promoter family protein: MLNFIKKNIALLWAKKHVKGTQSFKQNAVKDQEQLLLSLLKTAEKTLFGRTYQFEELKTIEDFQTKVPVSDYEDLKPYIEKIKKGQRDILWTDTPEYFAKTSGTTSGSKYIPISKEGMPYQIAAAQSALFHYITQKNNADFVNGKMIFLQGSPELEDLYGIKTGRLSGIVAHHIPSYLQKNRLPSLETNLIEDWETKVDAIVKETEKENMTLISGIPPWLIMYFEKLIERNGKKITELFPNLQLIITGGVNFEPYREKMNELLGKPVDTLQTFPASEGFFAFQDDFEKDGLLLLTNHGIFYEFIPLEEYGKPNPRRLTLKNIELHRDYALILTTNSGLWAYSIGDVVRFISKNPYRILVSGRTKHFTSAFGEHVIAFEVEEALKATVEKYPAQITEFHLAPQVNPAEGLPYHEWFIEFEKEPESLEDFRNNLDEEMRKRNSYYDDLISGKILQPLIITSLNKNAFQDYAKSQGKLGGQNKIPRLANDRKIGDFLINFKK; this comes from the coding sequence ATGCTAAATTTCATAAAGAAAAATATCGCCTTGCTTTGGGCAAAAAAGCATGTTAAAGGAACCCAATCCTTTAAACAAAATGCAGTAAAAGACCAGGAGCAACTTTTACTTTCACTTTTAAAAACTGCAGAAAAAACTTTATTTGGACGCACTTATCAGTTTGAAGAACTCAAAACAATAGAGGATTTTCAAACAAAAGTACCCGTTTCAGATTACGAAGATTTAAAGCCCTATATCGAAAAGATAAAAAAAGGTCAGCGGGATATTCTCTGGACCGACACTCCGGAATATTTTGCAAAGACTTCCGGTACGACTTCCGGCTCAAAATATATTCCCATTTCTAAGGAAGGAATGCCTTACCAAATTGCCGCCGCTCAAAGCGCACTCTTTCATTATATCACGCAAAAAAACAATGCTGATTTTGTAAATGGTAAAATGATTTTTTTACAGGGAAGTCCGGAACTGGAAGATCTGTATGGTATCAAAACAGGACGACTCTCTGGAATTGTGGCGCATCACATTCCGTCTTATTTACAGAAAAACCGCCTGCCGAGTTTAGAAACCAACCTCATCGAAGACTGGGAAACGAAAGTAGATGCCATTGTAAAGGAAACTGAAAAAGAAAACATGACACTGATCTCCGGAATCCCACCGTGGTTGATTATGTATTTTGAGAAGTTAATTGAAAGAAATGGTAAAAAAATCACCGAACTTTTTCCCAATCTTCAGCTGATTATTACGGGAGGCGTCAACTTCGAACCGTATCGCGAAAAGATGAATGAACTACTGGGAAAACCGGTTGATACCTTGCAAACCTTTCCGGCGAGTGAAGGTTTTTTCGCCTTTCAAGACGATTTTGAAAAAGACGGTTTATTGCTCTTGACCAATCACGGAATCTTTTATGAATTTATTCCGCTTGAAGAATATGGAAAACCAAATCCCCGAAGATTAACGTTAAAAAATATTGAACTTCATAGAGATTACGCTTTAATATTGACTACAAACTCTGGATTGTGGGCTTATTCCATTGGTGACGTGGTGCGTTTTATTTCCAAAAACCCTTATAGAATTTTAGTTTCAGGCAGAACAAAACATTTTACTTCGGCTTTTGGGGAACATGTCATTGCTTTTGAAGTGGAGGAAGCACTAAAAGCAACAGTAGAAAAATATCCCGCGCAGATCACAGAATTTCATTTGGCACCACAAGTAAATCCTGCAGAAGGATTGCCGTATCATGAATGGTTTATCGAGTTTGAAAAAGAGCCCGAAAGTTTAGAAGATTTTAGAAATAATCTGGATGAAGAAATGCGGAAAAGAAATTCCTATTATGATGACCTCATCTCCGGGAAAATTTTGCAGCCTTTGATTATCACCAGTTTAAATAAAAATGCATTTCAGGATTATGCAAAATCCCAAGGAAAATTGGGCGGACAAAATAAAATCCCAAGATTAGCGAACGATCGGAAGATAGGTGATTTCTTAATTAATTTTAAAAAGTAA
- a CDS encoding DMT family transporter: MNWILLIIGGLFETGFATCLGKAQETTGRESYFWWAGFVISLFLSMFLLYKAISVGTSPIPIGTAYAVWTGIGAVGAVFMGIFIFNEPATFWRMFFVFTLIASVVGLKVVSN, encoded by the coding sequence ATGAATTGGATTTTACTTATTATTGGCGGTTTATTTGAAACCGGTTTCGCAACTTGTCTTGGAAAAGCACAGGAAACCACGGGCAGAGAAAGTTATTTCTGGTGGGCAGGATTCGTGATTTCCTTATTTCTAAGTATGTTTTTGTTGTACAAAGCAATATCTGTCGGGACAAGTCCAATTCCGATTGGGACCGCTTATGCAGTGTGGACGGGAATTGGTGCTGTTGGCGCTGTTTTTATGGGAATTTTTATATTTAATGAACCTGCAACATTCTGGCGGATGTTTTTTGTGTTTACTCTGATCGCTTCGGTGGTTGGATTGAAAGTGGTTTCGAATTAA
- a CDS encoding MFS transporter has translation MISLQPIQTLKIPEFRNLMTGRFFLVLSFRMLATLMGWWIYQLTKDPFAIGLIGLSEVIPAVSTALYAGHVIDNSEKKRLLLICNYAYVFLIGLLAIPAFFGHQLLHFSNLQISYFIYAVIFFTGFCRAFIGPIIPSMIPKIVSRDQLPNAITLNQATFLTASVSGHALGGFLIHWIDISGTILVIVGLMIFSSIFFWFLNKHPSENTDKTIGVVQSMREGLAYIYKTKEILGALCLDMFAVLFGGAVAMIPVFATDILKVGSEGFGLLNAASDIGSMCIIAFLAFVPLKKNQGKILLLAVAGFGLCIIGFGLSELYWFSFFLLVASGMLDGISVVIRGTIVQLKTPDHIRGRVLSVNSIFIMSSNEMGQFESGVAAKLLGVVRSVVFGGTMTVLIALLVGSTVPKLRKMNY, from the coding sequence ATGATTTCTCTGCAACCCATTCAAACCCTAAAAATACCCGAATTTCGAAACCTTATGACCGGCCGGTTTTTTCTGGTTTTATCCTTTCGAATGTTGGCTACCTTAATGGGTTGGTGGATTTATCAGTTAACCAAAGATCCTTTTGCCATCGGTTTAATTGGTTTATCAGAAGTCATTCCCGCCGTCTCCACGGCATTATATGCGGGTCATGTGATCGATAATTCTGAAAAGAAAAGACTTTTGCTCATTTGTAATTATGCTTACGTATTTCTGATCGGCCTGCTCGCAATACCGGCATTTTTTGGTCATCAGCTACTGCACTTCAGCAATCTTCAGATTTCCTATTTTATTTACGCCGTCATTTTCTTCACCGGATTTTGTCGGGCTTTTATAGGTCCAATTATCCCTTCCATGATTCCAAAAATTGTATCCCGGGATCAACTTCCCAATGCCATCACTTTAAATCAGGCGACATTTCTTACCGCTTCGGTTTCCGGTCACGCGTTGGGAGGATTTCTGATTCACTGGATTGATATTTCCGGAACCATTCTGGTGATTGTAGGATTAATGATTTTTTCCTCTATCTTTTTCTGGTTTCTGAATAAACACCCGTCGGAAAACACCGATAAGACAATTGGAGTGGTACAAAGCATGCGCGAAGGGCTCGCCTATATTTACAAAACGAAAGAAATATTAGGTGCACTCTGTCTCGATATGTTCGCCGTACTTTTTGGTGGCGCCGTTGCCATGATCCCCGTTTTCGCAACCGACATTTTAAAAGTTGGCTCAGAAGGATTCGGTCTGCTAAATGCCGCGTCAGATATTGGTTCTATGTGTATTATAGCATTTCTCGCCTTTGTCCCTTTAAAGAAAAATCAAGGAAAAATTCTTTTACTTGCCGTTGCTGGATTTGGGTTGTGCATCATCGGTTTCGGCCTCTCAGAACTTTATTGGTTTTCCTTTTTCCTCTTGGTCGCAAGTGGAATGCTGGATGGAATTTCAGTTGTTATTCGCGGCACCATCGTTCAGTTGAAAACACCCGATCATATTCGGGGCAGAGTCTTGAGTGTGAATTCAATCTTCATTATGTCCAGCAACGAAATGGGACAGTTTGAAAGTGGTGTTGCAGCCAAACTTTTAGGCGTCGTGAGATCGGTAGTATTTGGTGGTACTATGACCGTTTTGATTGCACTCTTAGTCGGAAGTACCGTTCCAAAACTTCGCAAAATGAACTATTAA
- the dnaB gene encoding replicative DNA helicase, whose protein sequence is MTQKDTLSSLIHGNFAKELSISDGKMPPNAVEFEKLVIGTFLIDKKGLDYSIDLLTADVFYDPRHQEIFRAIVRLFEGNHPVDLMTVIQELKKTDKLALAGGDHYIIDLTMGVSSSAHIEYHVRVILEKFILRSLINVSANVIDSSYKESTDVFELLDKSEQAFFEITNGTIKKGFDTANTLVKQAIDTIKALKDKEGISGIPSGFRDIDKETGGWQNSDLIIIAARPAMGKTAFLLSMARNIAVEHNIPMALFSLEMASVQLITRMIASETGISSEKLRKGQMTDEEWQRLFSNVSALENAPLYIDETPSLSVFDFRAKCRRLVMQHGVKIIMVDYLQLMTANNGKGGAGNREQEIAMISRSLKAIAKELNVPVIALSQLSRSVETRPGKRPMLSDLRESGAIEQDADIVSFIFRPEYYKIATWDNDEDGGESSTENQAELIIAKHRNGATADVRMSFYKNIAKFADLDLFGNQYGSGAGYQSSNFGQLDNPSGFDKIKTTIDPGAAFDLPSKQNLSGSSMNDLDDDDDFQF, encoded by the coding sequence ATGACACAAAAGGACACTTTATCATCTCTTATACACGGTAATTTCGCCAAGGAGCTTTCAATCTCCGACGGCAAAATGCCACCCAATGCAGTAGAATTCGAAAAACTCGTCATCGGAACTTTTCTTATCGATAAAAAAGGACTCGATTATTCCATTGATCTTTTAACAGCAGACGTTTTTTACGATCCCAGACATCAGGAGATTTTCCGAGCTATAGTTCGTTTGTTTGAAGGAAACCATCCGGTTGATTTAATGACCGTAATTCAGGAATTAAAAAAAACAGATAAACTTGCTTTGGCAGGTGGCGATCATTATATCATTGATTTAACGATGGGTGTTTCGTCCAGTGCACACATAGAATATCACGTTCGTGTCATCTTGGAAAAATTTATTCTAAGAAGTTTAATTAATGTTTCTGCCAACGTAATCGACAGTTCTTACAAAGAATCGACAGATGTATTCGAATTGCTGGATAAATCTGAACAGGCATTTTTCGAAATCACAAACGGAACCATTAAAAAAGGTTTTGATACGGCAAATACTTTGGTAAAACAAGCCATCGACACCATTAAAGCTTTAAAAGATAAAGAAGGAATCTCCGGGATTCCTTCTGGATTTAGAGATATCGACAAAGAAACTGGAGGCTGGCAGAATTCAGATCTAATTATCATAGCGGCGCGTCCGGCGATGGGTAAAACGGCCTTTCTACTTTCTATGGCGAGAAATATTGCGGTAGAACATAATATTCCCATGGCATTATTCTCCCTGGAGATGGCCTCTGTACAGTTAATTACAAGAATGATTGCCTCAGAAACAGGAATTTCTTCCGAGAAACTGAGAAAAGGACAAATGACCGATGAAGAGTGGCAACGATTGTTCTCCAATGTTTCTGCTTTAGAAAATGCGCCTTTATATATCGATGAAACACCTTCCCTTTCGGTCTTTGACTTCCGCGCAAAATGCCGACGTTTGGTGATGCAACATGGTGTAAAAATCATCATGGTCGATTATCTTCAGCTGATGACGGCAAACAATGGAAAAGGTGGCGCAGGAAACCGTGAGCAGGAAATTGCAATGATTTCCCGTTCTTTGAAAGCGATTGCAAAAGAATTAAACGTACCTGTAATTGCACTTTCTCAGCTATCCAGAAGTGTGGAAACCAGACCTGGAAAAAGACCGATGCTTTCTGATCTACGGGAATCCGGAGCGATTGAGCAGGATGCCGATATCGTTTCCTTTATTTTCCGCCCGGAATATTATAAAATTGCAACTTGGGACAACGATGAAGATGGTGGTGAATCGTCAACCGAAAATCAAGCGGAATTAATTATTGCGAAACACCGAAATGGTGCAACTGCCGATGTTAGAATGTCTTTCTATAAAAATATTGCGAAATTTGCCGACCTCGACTTGTTTGGAAATCAATATGGATCGGGTGCCGGATATCAGTCTTCTAATTTTGGACAACTTGATAATCCTAGTGGTTTTGATAAAATAAAAACAACCATTGATCCGGGAGCGGCTTTTGATCTGCCGAGCAAACAAAACCTCTCAGGCTCTTCTATGAATGACCTGGATGATGATGATGATTTTCAATTTTAG
- the rnhA gene encoding ribonuclease HI: MSLKIEIYTDGACSGNPGRGGYGIVMKVPEKNYEKRYAQGFRLTTNNRMELLAVITALEKLKSTENDIHIYTDSKYVSDAINQKWIFGWIKKGFKNVKNPDLWKRMVPLLKMHQTTFHWVKGHAGHIENEICDQLAVKAAQTEPLLVDEFFENQQNGGLF, from the coding sequence ATGAGTCTTAAGATAGAAATTTATACTGATGGTGCCTGTAGTGGAAACCCCGGAAGAGGCGGTTACGGAATCGTCATGAAAGTTCCCGAAAAAAATTACGAAAAGCGCTATGCGCAAGGTTTCCGTCTCACCACCAACAACCGCATGGAATTATTGGCGGTAATTACCGCATTAGAGAAACTTAAATCAACCGAAAACGACATCCATATTTACACGGACAGCAAATATGTTTCAGACGCAATTAACCAAAAATGGATTTTCGGCTGGATCAAAAAAGGTTTTAAAAATGTGAAAAATCCGGATCTGTGGAAAAGAATGGTTCCTTTACTTAAAATGCATCAAACCACTTTTCATTGGGTAAAAGGCCACGCCGGACATATCGAAAATGAAATCTGTGATCAACTTGCTGTCAAAGCAGCGCAAACTGAACCCTTGCTCGTTGACGAGTTTTTTGAAAACCAACAAAACGGAGGCCTATTCTAA
- a CDS encoding NAD(P)H-dependent oxidoreductase, with protein MNYLEALNKRYSVKKFDAEKTVSPDALYHILEAARLSASSLGLQPYKLIIVQSPEMKEKLIPAFYNPSQISTCSHLIAIVSKNNIEPQYIGSYFNYISETREISLESLNPFKQSISNHIERLTADEMISWADKQCYIVLGNLMFAAALENVDTCPMEGFKQQEIDKILDLDTTKEKVAVTLAIGYRSEEDEFQKLKKVRKPSEKMFKFI; from the coding sequence ATGAATTACCTTGAAGCCCTGAACAAAAGATATTCGGTGAAGAAATTTGATGCTGAAAAAACGGTGTCACCAGATGCACTTTATCACATTCTCGAAGCAGCAAGACTTTCCGCAAGTTCGCTAGGTTTACAACCTTATAAGTTGATTATAGTTCAAAGTCCGGAAATGAAAGAAAAACTCATTCCGGCATTTTACAATCCATCGCAAATTTCAACCTGTTCTCATTTAATCGCCATCGTTTCTAAAAACAATATTGAACCTCAATATATTGGGAGTTACTTCAATTATATTTCAGAAACCCGCGAAATTTCTTTAGAAAGCTTAAATCCCTTTAAACAAAGCATCAGCAACCATATTGAGAGATTAACTGCAGATGAGATGATAAGTTGGGCCGACAAACAGTGCTATATCGTGCTGGGAAATTTGATGTTCGCCGCAGCCTTAGAAAACGTAGACACTTGTCCGATGGAAGGTTTTAAACAACAGGAAATTGATAAAATTTTAGACCTTGACACCACGAAAGAAAAAGTAGCTGTGACTTTAGCGATTGGTTATCGATCTGAAGAAGATGAATTCCAAAAATTGAAAAAAGTGAGGAAACCTAGTGAGAAAATGTTTAAATTTATTTAA
- the nadB gene encoding L-aspartate oxidase codes for MIKADVLVIGSGISGLSYAIKISEKMPEAKIIIVTKADEDESNTKYAQGGLAVVTDFDNDGFQKHIDDTMRAGDGENNLDVVKMVIEEGPERFRELVEWGTNFDQKDGHLMLGREGGHTENRIVHHKDITGKEIERALLETANKSPNIEIMAHHYVIDLITQHHVPGKVFDLEKIDCYGAYILDEKNKKIKKITAKITLVATGGAGHVYKNTTNPLIATGDGIAFVHRARGKISNMQYYQFHPTALYSKLDGMLFLISEAVRGDGAKLRTKDGERFMHKYDEREELASRDIVARAIDNELKISGDEYVGLDCRDMDHEKFMEHFPNIYQKCMDEGIDPFKQLIPVVPACHYLMGGIDVDRDGQSSIKNLFAVGECTNSGLHGANRLASNSLLEGMVFGHNAAMKTVELLGINDFNFDDLKAIPEWNEDGMKMMDEMVMVSYLRRQLQEMMSDLVSIVRSNDRLAIAKKKQHEIFDAVNELYNYSILSPKLSELRNLTNISYLIIKHSLQMKENKGSFFNRDLV; via the coding sequence ATGATAAAAGCAGATGTACTCGTCATCGGATCAGGAATCTCCGGACTTTCTTATGCGATAAAGATTTCCGAAAAAATGCCTGAAGCCAAAATTATCATCGTCACCAAAGCAGATGAAGATGAAAGCAATACCAAATACGCTCAAGGCGGATTGGCAGTGGTGACAGACTTTGACAATGATGGTTTCCAAAAACATATTGATGATACCATGAGAGCCGGCGACGGGGAAAATAATCTGGACGTCGTAAAAATGGTCATCGAAGAAGGACCCGAACGTTTCCGTGAACTCGTGGAATGGGGAACAAATTTCGACCAGAAAGATGGGCATCTGATGCTGGGGCGGGAAGGTGGTCATACCGAAAACAGAATAGTGCATCATAAAGATATTACCGGAAAAGAAATTGAGCGCGCGTTATTGGAAACTGCCAACAAATCGCCGAACATCGAAATCATGGCACATCATTATGTCATCGATTTAATTACGCAACACCATGTTCCGGGGAAAGTTTTTGACCTGGAAAAAATAGACTGTTACGGCGCCTACATTTTGGATGAGAAAAACAAGAAAATAAAAAAGATCACCGCTAAAATAACTTTGGTTGCCACAGGTGGAGCCGGTCATGTTTATAAAAACACAACCAATCCACTTATTGCAACAGGTGACGGAATTGCCTTTGTTCACAGAGCGCGCGGCAAGATTTCGAACATGCAGTATTACCAGTTTCATCCTACTGCGCTGTATTCTAAATTAGATGGGATGTTGTTTTTAATATCCGAAGCCGTGCGTGGTGATGGTGCAAAACTCCGGACAAAAGATGGCGAAAGATTCATGCACAAATACGACGAGCGTGAAGAATTAGCCTCCAGAGATATTGTCGCAAGAGCGATTGACAATGAGTTGAAAATTTCGGGAGATGAATATGTAGGCCTAGATTGTCGCGATATGGACCATGAAAAATTTATGGAACATTTTCCGAATATTTATCAGAAATGTATGGATGAAGGAATCGATCCTTTTAAACAGCTTATTCCGGTGGTTCCGGCGTGTCATTATTTAATGGGCGGAATCGATGTTGACCGAGATGGCCAAAGCTCCATTAAAAATCTTTTTGCCGTGGGAGAATGTACAAACTCCGGATTGCACGGCGCGAACCGACTGGCTTCAAATTCTTTATTGGAAGGAATGGTTTTCGGGCACAACGCCGCAATGAAAACCGTTGAACTTCTCGGGATCAACGATTTCAACTTTGATGATCTGAAAGCAATTCCGGAATGGAATGAAGACGGAATGAAAATGATGGATGAAATGGTGATGGTTTCTTACCTGCGCAGACAGCTTCAGGAAATGATGAGCGATTTGGTAAGCATTGTGCGAAGTAACGACCGATTAGCTATTGCAAAGAAAAAACAGCACGAGATTTTTGACGCTGTAAATGAATTGTACAACTACTCTATCCTGTCTCCAAAACTTTCGGAATTAAGAAATCTTACAAATATTTCTTATTTAATTATCAAACATTCCTTACAGATGAAAGAGAATAAAGGTTCGTTTTTTAACAGAGATTTGGTCTGA